A DNA window from Gillisia sp. Hel1_33_143 contains the following coding sequences:
- a CDS encoding DUF4251 domain-containing protein: MKNQAYLNIARKAFVLSLNLVLLLVVVSCGSSFQTKESKEAELKKISRIMEGGTFSIENEWAYPFSGSRIDLIGNPNFFKIDGDSADVNLPYFGVRQFGGFGDRGGIIFNEPITEVSIEQGKNAKSMVMKFNAKQGTENLQFYVTIFPNNRTDISVNSSQRDIISYQGHIRSTQKDE, encoded by the coding sequence ATGAAGAATCAAGCATATCTAAATATTGCGCGTAAGGCATTCGTTTTATCTTTAAATCTGGTATTGTTACTAGTAGTAGTATCTTGTGGAAGTTCTTTCCAGACTAAAGAATCTAAAGAAGCAGAGCTTAAGAAAATTTCAAGAATTATGGAGGGAGGTACTTTTAGTATAGAAAATGAATGGGCGTATCCTTTTAGTGGCAGTAGAATTGATCTTATAGGCAATCCAAACTTTTTCAAAATAGATGGAGACAGCGCAGATGTAAACCTTCCGTATTTTGGAGTTAGACAATTTGGAGGTTTTGGAGACCGCGGCGGAATTATTTTTAATGAACCTATTACAGAAGTAAGTATAGAACAAGGAAAGAATGCCAAAAGTATGGTAATGAAATTCAATGCGAAACAAGGCACTGAAAATCTTCAGTTTTATGTAACTATATTTCCCAATAATAGAACTGATATTTCTGTGAATAGCTCTCAACGAGACATAATTTCATATCAGGGACATATAAGATCTACCCAAAAAGATGAATAA